One part of the Solanum dulcamara chromosome 3, daSolDulc1.2, whole genome shotgun sequence genome encodes these proteins:
- the LOC129882212 gene encoding uncharacterized protein LOC129882212: MAVCSANYKFDSESISCFCESSKETLGCASGNPGGPFASDLARHFTESLRIEDGEDLIYKEDSNILEEDGSEDMHSNDTNTGSTDLEKCLIKCSEFPCSAMSTPLAELVHVKKEQEANAKSTDLPYSRSISSPTTLKLVSAIKGSREKQGKPPKKLSVTWAPDVYDPIPTAVSHVPNKVQRHRSDHRKNGKNKQKSNGKSSRGSKGKDKKQGRKHGGSTKRSYHPLEDNHIMTCSSFHSLEDNITAHSSGLQTGAMDYDIGSTPDPFCGSSFLKKSVTKLHFPVAKAS, from the exons ATGGCCGTTTGTTCTGCTAATTACAAGTTTGACTCTGAAAGTATAAGTTGCTTTTGTGAGTCATCAAAGGAGACTCTTGGTTGTGCTTCTGGCAATCCAGGAGGTCCTTTTGCTAGTGATCTTGCGCGCCATTTCACTGAATCTTTGAGGATTGAGGATGGTGAAGACTTGATTTACAAGGAAGATTCCAACATATTGGAGGAAGATGGAAGCGAAGATATGCATTCAAATGACACTAACACTGGCAGTACCGACTTAGAAAAATGCTTGATCAAGTGTTCAGAGTTTCCATGCTCTGCTATGAGCACTCCCCTTGCTGAGTTGGTTCATGTGAAGAAGGAGCAGGAGGCTAATGCTAAATCAACTGACTTGCCTTATTCACGTTCCATATCTTCACCT ACAACTTTGAAGCTTGTATCTGCCATTAAAGGTAGCCGTGAGAAACAAGGCAAACCACCCAAGAAGCTGTCTGTGACATGGGCTCCGGATGTGTATGACCCTATCCCGACAGCAGTTTCGCATGTGCCAAACAAGGTACAACGTCACAGGAGTGACCACAGAAAGAATGGGAAGAATAAGCAGAAAAGTAATGGCAAATCTTCACGAGGGAGCAAAGGTAAAGACAAGAAACAAGGTCGGAAACATGGCGGGAGTACCAAGAGGAGTTATCATCCTCTAGAAGATAACCACATAATGACTTGTTCTAGCTTTCATTCTCTGGAGGATAACATCACTGCTCATTCTAGTGGGCTGCAGACTGGTGCCATGGATTATGATATTGGCAGCACCCCGGATCCATTCTGTGGTAGTAGTTTTCTAAAGAAATCTGTCACAAAGTTGCATTTCCCAGTTGCAAAGGCTTCATGA
- the LOC129882211 gene encoding arginine biosynthesis bifunctional protein ArgJ, chloroplastic isoform X2, with product MSLSVPHFINGVKVRGSPKGFKRDCKVFTVISMSKEASNYIPAAPIFIPEGPWQQIPGGVTAAKGFKAAGMYGGLRALGEKPDLALVTCDVDAISAGAFTTNVVAAAPVLYCKSALNASKTARAVLINAGQANAATGDAGYQDVIECSSALAKLLQLKQDEVLIESTGVIGQRIKKEALLNSLPHLVRQLSPSVEGANSAAVAITTTDLVSKSVAVETEVRGTRIRVGGMAKGSGMIHPNMATMLGVVTTDASVTSDVWRKMVQVAVNRSFNQITVDGDTSTNDAVIALASGLSESYEISSLNSSEAEHLQNCLDAVMQGLAKSIAWDGEGATCLIEVRVDGADNEAEAAKIARSVASSSLVKAAVYGRDPNWGRIACAAGYAGIPFNADKLRISLGDIVLMEAGQPLPFDRVAASNYLRKAGEVHGTVEIQISTGDGPGSGIAWGCDLSYDYVKINAEYTT from the exons ATGTCTCTATCTGTTCCTCACTTCATCAATGGTGTAAAG GTACGTGGTTCGCCAAAGGGTTTTAAGAGAGATTGTAAAGTATTTACAGTTATATCAATGTCAAAAGAGGCATCAAATTATATACCAGCAGCTCCTATATTTATCCCTGAAGGACCATGGCAGCAG ATTCCTGGTGGTGTTACTGCTGCGAAGGGTTTTAAAGCTGCTGGGATGTATGGTGGATTGCGTGCTCTTGGAGAGAAACCTGATCTCGCACTCGTCACTTGTGATGTAGATGCCATATCTGCAG GGGCATTTACTACAAATGTTGTTGCAGCTGCACCTGTACTATACTGTAAAAGCGCACTAAATGCATCTAAAACG GCTCGTGCGGTATTGATAAATGCTGGTCAAGCTAATGCAGCAACG GGTGATGCAGGTTATCAGGATGTAATAGAGTGCTCAAGTGCACTTGCTAAG TTACTTCAACTGAAGCAAGATGAAGTCTTGATCGAATCAACTGGTGTAATAGGTCAAAGAATAAAGAAG GAAGCACTTCTCAACTCACTCCCACATCTTGTTAGACAGCTTTCACCAAGCGTGGAGGG GGCAAATTCTGCAGCTGTAGCTATAACGACCACTGATCTTGTTAGTAAGAGTGTGGCTGTTGAAACAGAG GTAAGAGGAACTCGAATAAGAGTTGGGGGCATGGCAAAGGGTTCTGGGATGATTCATCCTAACATGGCAACAATGCTTGGC GTGGTAACTACTGATGCCTCGGTCACAAGTGATGTTTGGAGAAAGATGGTACAAGTTGCTGTAAATCGAAGTTTTAATCAAATTACA GTCGATGGAGACACCAGTACAAATGATGCTGTCATTGCTCTGGCCAGTGGACTTTCAGAATCATATGAGATTTCTTCTTTGAACTCCTCCGAGGCAGAACACCTACAAAACTGCCTTGATGCT GTAATGCAGGGTCTAGCAAAATCAATAGCTTGGGATGGTGAAGGAGCAACATGTTTGATTGAG GTGAGGGTTGATGGTGCTGATAACGAAGCTGAAGCAGCAAAGATTGCTCGTTCAGTGGCTTCTTCTTCACTTGTCAAG GCTGCTGTATACGGTAGGGATCCAAATTGGGGCCGTATTGCTTGTGCTGCTGGCTATGCAGGGATTCCTTTCAACGCCGACAAGCTTCGGATATCACTCGGAGATATTGTGCTTATGGAAGCAGGGCAACCACTTCCATTTGATAG GGTTGCAGCTAGCAATTATCTCCGAAAGGCTGGTGAAGTTCACGGCACTGTTGAAATCCAAATATCTACTG GTGATGGACCAGGAAGCGGAATAGCATGGGGCTGTGACTTGAGTTATGATTATGTCAAGATTAACGCAGAGTACACAACGTGA
- the LOC129882211 gene encoding arginine biosynthesis bifunctional protein ArgJ, chloroplastic isoform X1, with translation MSLSVPHFINGVKLQVRGSPKGFKRDCKVFTVISMSKEASNYIPAAPIFIPEGPWQQIPGGVTAAKGFKAAGMYGGLRALGEKPDLALVTCDVDAISAGAFTTNVVAAAPVLYCKSALNASKTARAVLINAGQANAATGDAGYQDVIECSSALAKLLQLKQDEVLIESTGVIGQRIKKEALLNSLPHLVRQLSPSVEGANSAAVAITTTDLVSKSVAVETEVRGTRIRVGGMAKGSGMIHPNMATMLGVVTTDASVTSDVWRKMVQVAVNRSFNQITVDGDTSTNDAVIALASGLSESYEISSLNSSEAEHLQNCLDAVMQGLAKSIAWDGEGATCLIEVRVDGADNEAEAAKIARSVASSSLVKAAVYGRDPNWGRIACAAGYAGIPFNADKLRISLGDIVLMEAGQPLPFDRVAASNYLRKAGEVHGTVEIQISTGDGPGSGIAWGCDLSYDYVKINAEYTT, from the exons ATGTCTCTATCTGTTCCTCACTTCATCAATGGTGTAAAG CTGCAGGTACGTGGTTCGCCAAAGGGTTTTAAGAGAGATTGTAAAGTATTTACAGTTATATCAATGTCAAAAGAGGCATCAAATTATATACCAGCAGCTCCTATATTTATCCCTGAAGGACCATGGCAGCAG ATTCCTGGTGGTGTTACTGCTGCGAAGGGTTTTAAAGCTGCTGGGATGTATGGTGGATTGCGTGCTCTTGGAGAGAAACCTGATCTCGCACTCGTCACTTGTGATGTAGATGCCATATCTGCAG GGGCATTTACTACAAATGTTGTTGCAGCTGCACCTGTACTATACTGTAAAAGCGCACTAAATGCATCTAAAACG GCTCGTGCGGTATTGATAAATGCTGGTCAAGCTAATGCAGCAACG GGTGATGCAGGTTATCAGGATGTAATAGAGTGCTCAAGTGCACTTGCTAAG TTACTTCAACTGAAGCAAGATGAAGTCTTGATCGAATCAACTGGTGTAATAGGTCAAAGAATAAAGAAG GAAGCACTTCTCAACTCACTCCCACATCTTGTTAGACAGCTTTCACCAAGCGTGGAGGG GGCAAATTCTGCAGCTGTAGCTATAACGACCACTGATCTTGTTAGTAAGAGTGTGGCTGTTGAAACAGAG GTAAGAGGAACTCGAATAAGAGTTGGGGGCATGGCAAAGGGTTCTGGGATGATTCATCCTAACATGGCAACAATGCTTGGC GTGGTAACTACTGATGCCTCGGTCACAAGTGATGTTTGGAGAAAGATGGTACAAGTTGCTGTAAATCGAAGTTTTAATCAAATTACA GTCGATGGAGACACCAGTACAAATGATGCTGTCATTGCTCTGGCCAGTGGACTTTCAGAATCATATGAGATTTCTTCTTTGAACTCCTCCGAGGCAGAACACCTACAAAACTGCCTTGATGCT GTAATGCAGGGTCTAGCAAAATCAATAGCTTGGGATGGTGAAGGAGCAACATGTTTGATTGAG GTGAGGGTTGATGGTGCTGATAACGAAGCTGAAGCAGCAAAGATTGCTCGTTCAGTGGCTTCTTCTTCACTTGTCAAG GCTGCTGTATACGGTAGGGATCCAAATTGGGGCCGTATTGCTTGTGCTGCTGGCTATGCAGGGATTCCTTTCAACGCCGACAAGCTTCGGATATCACTCGGAGATATTGTGCTTATGGAAGCAGGGCAACCACTTCCATTTGATAG GGTTGCAGCTAGCAATTATCTCCGAAAGGCTGGTGAAGTTCACGGCACTGTTGAAATCCAAATATCTACTG GTGATGGACCAGGAAGCGGAATAGCATGGGGCTGTGACTTGAGTTATGATTATGTCAAGATTAACGCAGAGTACACAACGTGA